In the genome of Myxococcus stipitatus, one region contains:
- a CDS encoding DUF1615 family protein codes for MDGPGPAAGGTHPRWRGRGRVLWALLGLLTTCTPRGVSTPTPSVPPPPRLTQQQVAKLIPPHVKEREGWARDVLTALEAEEVFPSPMTVCSVLAVIEQESGFQADPAVPNLSRMVRKRLEEHADTLGPLGRKALSSVLKGKAPGQKRTFDARLRAVHTERDLDRLFRDMLAYYEAEYPTTFATMNLASSLFSSRRLEDLNPVTTAGSMQVSVRYAVEKEGEDADPVKVRESMYTREGGVRFGTARLMGYEAAYPQPLFRFADYNAGLYASRNAALQAQVSQLTQVPLTLDGDLQLYDKNGVPRSEDSKSLTALLSFRRQHAPELSENQVRRDVKKEKREDFESTETFRAVKRVYANQTGEAPAYAQLPQVTLQSPKLKGERTTAWFARSVDARFQKCQARYRELTREPARPPVVTNTH; via the coding sequence ATGGATGGCCCAGGCCCGGCGGCAGGCGGAACCCACCCGAGGTGGCGCGGCCGTGGGCGCGTCCTCTGGGCCCTGCTGGGACTGCTCACCACCTGCACCCCGCGAGGGGTGAGCACGCCCACGCCCTCCGTGCCGCCTCCGCCCCGACTCACGCAGCAGCAAGTCGCGAAGCTCATCCCGCCCCACGTGAAGGAGCGTGAGGGCTGGGCGCGCGACGTGCTCACCGCGCTGGAAGCGGAGGAGGTGTTCCCCTCGCCCATGACGGTGTGCTCGGTGCTCGCGGTCATCGAGCAGGAGTCCGGCTTCCAGGCGGACCCGGCCGTGCCGAACCTGTCGCGCATGGTGCGCAAGCGCCTGGAGGAGCACGCGGACACGCTGGGGCCCCTGGGACGCAAGGCCCTGTCCTCGGTGCTGAAGGGCAAGGCGCCCGGACAGAAGCGCACCTTCGACGCCCGGCTCCGCGCCGTGCACACCGAGCGGGATTTGGACCGGCTCTTCCGCGACATGCTCGCGTACTACGAGGCCGAGTACCCCACGACGTTCGCCACCATGAACCTGGCGAGCTCCCTGTTCTCCTCGCGCCGGCTGGAGGACCTCAACCCCGTCACCACCGCGGGCTCCATGCAGGTGAGCGTCCGCTACGCGGTGGAGAAGGAAGGCGAGGACGCGGACCCGGTGAAGGTGCGCGAGTCCATGTACACACGCGAAGGCGGCGTGCGCTTCGGCACCGCGCGCCTCATGGGCTACGAGGCCGCCTATCCCCAGCCCCTCTTCCGCTTCGCCGACTACAACGCGGGCCTCTACGCCTCGCGCAACGCGGCGCTCCAGGCCCAGGTGAGCCAGCTCACCCAGGTCCCCCTGACGCTGGATGGCGACCTGCAACTCTATGACAAGAACGGCGTGCCCCGGAGCGAGGACAGCAAGTCCCTGACGGCGCTGCTCTCCTTCCGGCGCCAGCACGCGCCGGAGCTCAGCGAGAACCAGGTCCGCCGCGACGTGAAGAAGGAGAAGCGCGAGGACTTCGAGTCCACGGAGACCTTCCGGGCGGTGAAGCGCGTCTACGCGAACCAGACCGGAGAGGCCCCCGCCTACGCCCAGCTCCCCCAGGTGACGCTCCAGAGCCCCAAGCTGAAGGGGGAGCGCACCACGGCCTGGTTCGCGCGCTCCGTCGACGCGCGCTTCCAGAAGTGCCAGGCGCGCTACCGGGAGCTGACCCGGGAGCCGGCCAGGCCCCCCGTCGTCACGAACACGCACTGA
- a CDS encoding acyl-CoA dehydrogenase: MNAPRPNALLSDRDVDFQLDEVVRVSSLCALPAFAEHSRETFGLLLDSARRFAREVLYPTYRTFDLEPPTFKDGRVLVHPKMRELYPRMVELGMLTATRPPEVGGQQLPLTVHAVASAYLMAGNLSAYAYLGLTQGAAHLLEVFGTPEVQAAFMEPLYRGQWTGTMALTEPQAGSSLADVRTRATPAPDGTWRIQGSKIFISGGDQDFTENVVHLTLARTEGLESGTKGISLFAVPARRPQGGTLVDNDVRVAGVIHKIGWKGIPSLALNYGESGDCHGWLVGPPGRGLACMFQMMNEARIMVGLNGVATASVAYHEAVAYARERPQGRPAWAKDATRPQLPIIEHADVRRMLLRQKAIVEGGLSLLVAAAFQADLASHAPDEEARRRAGLLADLLTPVAKTFPAERGFEANALAVQVHGGYGYSSEYLPEAWLRDQKLNSIHEGTTGIQGLDLLGRKVVAGGGAALTLFADEVGRSVRRARAAGVASAWCDALERTLGEVCELVTELGARGMAGEVELMLRHSADFLELFSVLGVAWRWLEQAAAAKEGLARQQGDTDFYEGKLATAQYWFAVELPRVPLLASLCRTGEDSYARMRPEWF; encoded by the coding sequence ATGAACGCGCCCCGCCCCAATGCCTTGCTGTCGGACCGAGACGTGGACTTCCAGCTCGACGAGGTCGTGCGCGTCTCCAGCCTCTGCGCGCTGCCCGCCTTCGCCGAGCACTCGCGCGAGACGTTCGGCCTGCTGCTCGACAGCGCGCGGCGCTTCGCCCGCGAGGTGCTCTACCCCACGTATCGAACGTTCGACCTGGAACCTCCCACGTTCAAGGACGGCCGGGTGCTCGTCCATCCGAAGATGCGGGAGCTGTACCCGCGCATGGTGGAGCTGGGCATGCTCACCGCCACCCGGCCTCCGGAGGTCGGCGGACAACAACTGCCGCTCACCGTCCACGCGGTGGCCAGCGCCTACCTGATGGCGGGCAACCTGAGCGCCTATGCCTATCTCGGGCTGACGCAGGGCGCGGCCCACCTGCTGGAGGTCTTCGGCACGCCGGAGGTCCAGGCGGCCTTCATGGAGCCGCTGTACCGGGGCCAGTGGACGGGCACCATGGCCCTCACCGAGCCGCAGGCGGGCAGCAGCCTGGCGGATGTGCGCACGCGCGCGACGCCCGCGCCGGATGGGACGTGGCGCATCCAGGGCTCGAAGATCTTCATCAGCGGCGGCGACCAGGACTTCACCGAGAACGTCGTGCACCTCACCCTCGCGCGCACCGAGGGGCTGGAGAGCGGCACGAAGGGCATCTCCCTCTTCGCGGTGCCCGCGCGTCGGCCCCAAGGAGGCACGCTGGTGGACAACGATGTCCGCGTGGCGGGCGTCATCCACAAGATTGGCTGGAAGGGCATCCCCAGCCTCGCGCTCAACTACGGCGAGTCGGGCGACTGTCATGGATGGCTGGTGGGCCCGCCCGGACGGGGCCTCGCGTGCATGTTCCAGATGATGAACGAGGCGCGCATCATGGTGGGCCTCAACGGCGTGGCCACCGCGTCGGTTGCCTACCATGAGGCGGTGGCCTACGCGCGCGAGCGTCCACAAGGTCGCCCCGCCTGGGCCAAGGACGCCACCCGTCCCCAGCTCCCCATCATCGAGCACGCCGACGTGCGGCGCATGCTGCTGCGCCAGAAGGCCATCGTGGAAGGCGGGCTGTCGCTCCTCGTGGCCGCGGCGTTCCAGGCGGACCTCGCCTCGCATGCACCGGACGAGGAGGCGCGTCGGCGCGCGGGGCTGCTCGCGGACCTGCTCACGCCCGTGGCCAAGACGTTCCCCGCGGAGCGGGGCTTCGAGGCCAACGCGCTCGCGGTGCAGGTGCACGGCGGCTACGGCTACTCCAGCGAGTACCTGCCGGAGGCGTGGCTCCGGGACCAGAAGCTCAACAGCATCCACGAGGGCACCACGGGCATCCAGGGGCTCGACCTCCTGGGTCGCAAGGTGGTCGCGGGCGGTGGCGCGGCGCTGACGCTCTTCGCGGACGAGGTGGGGCGGAGCGTGCGCCGGGCCCGCGCGGCCGGCGTGGCGTCCGCGTGGTGTGACGCGCTGGAGCGGACGCTGGGCGAGGTGTGCGAGCTGGTGACGGAGCTGGGCGCGCGAGGGATGGCGGGCGAGGTGGAGCTGATGCTGCGCCACAGCGCGGACTTCCTGGAGCTGTTCAGCGTGTTGGGGGTGGCGTGGCGCTGGCTGGAGCAGGCCGCGGCGGCGAAGGAGGGCCTGGCGCGTCAGCAGGGAGACACCGACTTCTACGAGGGCAAGCTCGCGACGGCGCAGTACTGGTTCGCGGTGGAGCTGCCTCGAGTGCCCCTGCTCGCCTCGCTGTGCCGCACGGGCGAGGACTCCTACGCCCGGATGCGCCCCGAGTGGTTTTGA
- a CDS encoding serine hydrolase domain-containing protein, producing MNRPALGAVSLSVLCMLVGCAASTPGVRRAPEVDALFADYDSPERPGASVVVVHEGQVVLSRAYGLADLEHRTKATPESHFRLASLSKQFTAMAVQVLVKDGKLRLEDRVVEVLPGFPSYLGEVQVLHLLQHTSGIWDYEAFVPATQTEQVKDRDVLPLLARADRTYFPPGSAVRYSNSGYAVLALIVEQVSGKPYATFLRERVFSPGGMASAVAHEEGVSTVPHRAFGYASGEGGFVPRDQSNTSAVLGDGGIYASVLDLAAWDRALDSHTLVGATAGARAWTPVTLPDGSSGRYGFGWFVDEDQGRRRLSHHGETCGFTNAIVKYPEQRLTVIVLTNRAGGAPWSLAQKVADLWLGVPGAGQPWPFEGMPNAR from the coding sequence ATGAACCGCCCCGCGCTGGGAGCCGTGTCCTTGTCCGTGCTGTGCATGCTCGTGGGGTGTGCCGCCTCCACGCCAGGGGTCCGGAGGGCTCCGGAGGTGGACGCGCTCTTCGCGGACTACGACAGCCCGGAGCGACCCGGAGCCAGCGTCGTGGTGGTTCACGAGGGGCAGGTGGTGCTCAGCCGCGCCTACGGGCTCGCGGACCTGGAGCACCGGACGAAGGCGACGCCCGAGAGCCACTTCCGCCTCGCATCGCTCTCCAAGCAGTTCACCGCGATGGCGGTGCAGGTGCTGGTGAAGGACGGGAAGCTGCGGCTGGAGGACCGCGTGGTGGAGGTGCTGCCCGGGTTCCCCTCGTACCTGGGCGAGGTCCAGGTCCTCCATCTGCTCCAGCACACGTCGGGCATCTGGGACTACGAGGCGTTCGTTCCGGCGACGCAGACTGAGCAGGTGAAGGACCGCGACGTGCTCCCGCTCCTGGCTCGCGCGGACCGCACGTACTTTCCGCCGGGGAGCGCGGTGCGCTACAGCAACTCCGGCTACGCGGTGCTGGCGCTCATCGTGGAGCAGGTGAGTGGAAAGCCCTACGCGACCTTCCTGCGGGAGCGGGTGTTCTCGCCCGGTGGGATGGCTTCGGCGGTGGCCCATGAAGAGGGGGTCTCCACGGTGCCGCATCGCGCCTTCGGCTATGCGAGCGGGGAGGGTGGGTTCGTGCCCCGGGACCAGAGCAACACGAGCGCGGTGCTGGGGGACGGGGGCATCTATGCGTCGGTGCTCGACCTGGCCGCGTGGGACCGGGCGCTGGACTCGCACACGCTGGTGGGGGCGACGGCGGGAGCGCGGGCCTGGACGCCCGTGACGCTCCCGGATGGCAGCTCCGGGCGCTATGGCTTTGGATGGTTCGTCGATGAGGACCAGGGGCGCCGCCGCCTGTCACACCATGGCGAGACGTGTGGCTTCACCAACGCCATCGTGAAGTACCCGGAGCAGCGGCTCACGGTCATCGTCCTGACGAACCGCGCGGGCGGGGCGCCGTGGTCGCTCGCGCAGAAGGTCGCGGACCTGTGGCTGGGGGTTCCAGGCGCCGGGCAGCCCTGGCCTTTCGAGGGCATGCCCAACGCGCGCTGA
- a CDS encoding ankyrin repeat domain-containing protein has protein sequence MSPQKKLSQRDTALLAALEKPNAKAVAKLLAEGANANVLGPKGYRPLHLAAAENRPDIATLLLDAGAQVDGLDAQTATALNFATAHTGDTAVTLVKLLIARGANVNHRWTQEPGDTVLTDLLNQDNNAAPSVEILRVLLQAGADPNVANDQKETPLMLSVDYPQQPELIELLLEHRVEVDAVDLLGRTALMQAIQSMSVPIAKRLIKQGANIHHVNTTEEGDTVLTLALNPNELFGAPSAPVLAELLRAGADPNKPNLGGWTPLHLAAHHGDEKLVQVLLEGGADPKTGRANGYYPIDTASTHGHSKVVKQLLEAGSPTVEQVTDQRLLHIWKRIQTWYEAHQPSFAEHLANARPATTAQVDTLEKNLGMELPLELRAFLLRFGGRTKPGHRPMSIAEYDVLPVAQVLERWKGLRGLVEEGAFKKARPHELPKDQQEVKWTWWHPGWVPLAADSGGNLYCVDLDPGPQGKRGQVIQWEIHGGPLRLGTDSLEEFFEHYLSRLERGRVDF, from the coding sequence TTGTCACCCCAGAAGAAGCTGTCCCAGCGGGACACCGCGCTGCTTGCCGCCCTTGAGAAGCCCAACGCCAAGGCCGTCGCGAAGCTCCTCGCCGAAGGGGCCAACGCCAACGTGCTCGGCCCGAAAGGCTATCGCCCGCTGCACCTCGCGGCGGCTGAGAATCGTCCCGATATCGCCACCTTGTTGCTCGACGCGGGCGCACAGGTGGATGGTCTGGACGCACAGACTGCGACCGCCCTCAACTTCGCGACCGCTCACACAGGCGACACCGCCGTCACGCTGGTGAAGCTGCTCATCGCCCGCGGCGCCAACGTCAACCACCGGTGGACCCAGGAGCCCGGCGACACCGTCCTCACCGACCTGCTGAACCAGGACAACAACGCGGCCCCCTCCGTGGAGATTCTAAGAGTCCTCCTGCAAGCAGGCGCGGACCCGAACGTCGCCAACGACCAGAAGGAGACGCCGCTGATGCTCTCGGTCGACTACCCACAGCAACCCGAGCTCATCGAGCTCCTGCTCGAGCACCGCGTCGAAGTCGACGCGGTCGACCTTCTCGGACGCACGGCGCTGATGCAGGCCATCCAGTCCATGAGCGTGCCCATCGCGAAGCGCCTCATCAAGCAAGGCGCCAACATCCACCACGTCAACACGACCGAAGAAGGCGACACCGTGCTGACGCTGGCGCTCAACCCGAACGAACTCTTCGGCGCCCCGTCTGCCCCGGTGTTGGCCGAGCTCCTCCGCGCCGGAGCGGACCCGAACAAACCCAACCTCGGAGGCTGGACGCCCCTCCACCTCGCCGCCCACCACGGAGACGAGAAGCTGGTCCAGGTCCTCCTCGAGGGCGGAGCGGACCCGAAGACAGGCCGCGCGAATGGCTACTACCCCATCGACACCGCGAGCACCCACGGCCACTCGAAGGTGGTCAAGCAACTGCTCGAGGCCGGGAGCCCCACGGTGGAGCAGGTCACCGACCAGCGCCTCCTCCACATCTGGAAGCGCATCCAGACCTGGTACGAGGCCCACCAACCGTCCTTCGCGGAGCACCTCGCGAACGCGCGGCCCGCGACGACGGCGCAAGTCGACACCTTGGAGAAGAACCTCGGGATGGAGCTCCCCCTGGAGCTCCGCGCGTTCCTGCTGCGGTTCGGAGGACGCACGAAGCCGGGCCACCGACCCATGTCCATCGCCGAGTACGACGTGCTGCCCGTGGCCCAGGTCCTGGAGCGCTGGAAGGGCCTCCGGGGCCTCGTCGAGGAAGGGGCGTTCAAGAAGGCCCGTCCCCACGAGCTCCCCAAGGACCAGCAGGAAGTGAAGTGGACGTGGTGGCACCCGGGCTGGGTTCCGCTCGCGGCGGACAGCGGTGGGAACCTCTACTGCGTGGACCTGGACCCTGGCCCCCAGGGAAAGCGCGGCCAGGTGATTCAGTGGGAGATCCACGGCGGCCCCTTGCGTCTCGGGACGGACTCGCTCGAGGAGTTCTTCGAGCACTACCTGTCCAGACTGGAGCGGGGCCGCGTGGACTTCTGA